The DNA segment CGCGCATGATTTTGCTGATGAGGTGACCAACGAGCGGGCTGGCGTAGCGGGCATCGCTGCGGTCGGGCTTGGTGAAGATGCGCTTGCGGCGTGGCATGGCAGTAAAAAGGTAAGGTTGAGGACGTGAAAATTACCGCTTCTTGGCTGGAGCGGCTGCTTGGCCCGGCTTCGGACGCTTGGCGCCGTACTTGGAACGGCCTTGGCGGCGCTTGTCGACACCGAGGGTGTCGAGGGAGCCACGGACGATGTGGTAGCGGACACCCGGAAGGTCCTTCACCCGGCCACCACGGACCAGAACGATGGAGTGCTCCTGGAGGTTGTGGCCTTCACCACCGATGTAGGCGATGACTTCGAAGCCATTGGTGAGGCGAACCTTGGCGACCTTACGAAGCGCGGAGTTCGGCTTCTTGGGCGTCCGGGTCATAACCTGGAGGCAAACGCCCCGGCGCTGGGGGCAGTTCACGAGAGCGGGGGACTTCGACTTCTCGGCCGGAGTGAGGCGTCCCTTGCGAACGAGCTGGTTGATGGTCGGCATGATTTCCTTGCGGTGGTTTCAGATTTTCCTTTCGGAGGACAATCCGGAGCGACGACAAGGCAACCTTGAAGTAGCTTTTTTCCGGAGCTGCACCCGATAATGTTCCCGATGTGGAGGCAAGCTTCGTCAAAACGTCAGCAGGCCGCGTGGGGGCGGCGAAGATAGGTACCGCGGACGACCCTGCAAGCCCTAATTTGGAACTTTTTCAGAAATTTTCCGATTCATCCGGAAAATTTGATAAAAACGCCCCTATTCCTAGGAAATACAGGCTTCCCACACCTCCGGCTGCCGGCTGGATCAGGATTCAGAGTCGGCTTCAGAGGAGGAAACCAGCTCCAACAGTCCCGGGAAACGCCCCTCCACCTCCTCTTTCCGCAGGGAGGTCATGCACTTCGTGCCTTCGACTTCGGTGC comes from the Luteolibacter sp. SL250 genome and includes:
- the rpsL gene encoding 30S ribosomal protein S12 produces the protein MPTINQLVRKGRLTPAEKSKSPALVNCPQRRGVCLQVMTRTPKKPNSALRKVAKVRLTNGFEVIAYIGGEGHNLQEHSIVLVRGGRVKDLPGVRYHIVRGSLDTLGVDKRRQGRSKYGAKRPKPGQAAAPAKKR